A genomic stretch from Plasmodium reichenowi strain SY57 chromosome 4, whole genome shotgun sequence includes:
- a CDS encoding hypothetical protein (conserved Plasmodium protein, unknown function), with product MNNTCRYLYRSIIQSCNKTFNTDIEAKLHVLNGIKNIIREQLKHKDENDIKQHLIDANTFIKENIIQAVYNNSTGNYKVQIKQEQVKKGTITLGTKIEKDFP from the coding sequence ATGAATAATACGTGCAGATATTTATACCGAAGTATAATTCAATCCTGTAATAAAACGTTTAATACCGATATTGAAGCTAAATTACATGTATTAAAtggaataaaaaatattataagaGAACAACTTAAGCATAAAGATGAAAACGATATAAAACAACATTTAATTGATGCTAACACTTTTATTAAAGAGAATATTATTCAAGCtgtttataataattccACAGGAAATTATAAAGTTCAAATAAAACAAGAACAAGTGAAGAAAGGAACAATTACATTAGGTACCAAAATTGAAAAAGATTTTCCATAA
- a CDS encoding hypothetical protein (conserved Plasmodium protein, unknown function): MKDLVGRSKNERKLDGIYNRQIKELIINKHKNEKRNSDIFLNLSKRSKNEDIPFPEIYEKDKKKKYMDCLKRNVEKNKKLECKDNNNIILEGDKEKNTEGENECRNNINNTTNSNSNSVVTIYKGIYMIIYKHIYSKNKFSKSLTIFINLCINYMNNYNKNIFFFAFDKIINTFNEKYLYNDNHDILKNNIYTFYNNNETHIKCMISFFDKVINKIIDNRFVINYTYEQNEDNTQKKENLQESLKGDENITSLKEQNIQTKQHSSRNDDLCEKDNTTHYTIVHITKEEKQFLKALKIKVYYIIILFKLNDNFIFNKLIGIYRQIFEEIQKEYNLYEHDETIQNNNNYGNNNNNNNNQDHVNDNDEIINNYFLFLKDKWILPNEYQIFKIKRKAFVKCLSNLYHFINVKWAKTSVESLLHDVYMKKFMFETCDQIIIENIQSSIKTNFNKRTTKFESSHVLSIGESLNPVVDAREEKIVSIHGSHIWSNKQMDR; the protein is encoded by the coding sequence ATGAAAGATCTTGTAGGAAGGtcaaaaaatgaaagaaaaCTTGACGGAATTTATAATCGTCAgataaaagaattaataatcaataaacataaaaatgaaaaaagaaacagtgacatttttttaaacttAAGCAAACGTAGTAAGAATGAAGATATTCCTTTCCCtgaaatatatgaaaaggataagaagaaaaagtATATGGATTGTTTAAAACGAAatgtagaaaaaaataaaaaattagaatgcaaagataacaataatattatacttGAGGGGGACAAGGAAAAAAACACAGAAGGAGAAAATGAGTGTcgtaataatattaataatactactaatagtaatagtaaCTCTGTTGTTACGATATATaaaggtatatatatgatcatttataaacatatttattcaaaaaataaattttccAAAAGCCTTACGATTTTTATTAACCTTTgtattaattatatgaataattataataaaaatatatttttttttgccTTTGATAAAATAATCAATACTTTTAATgagaaatatttatataatgataaccatgatattttaaaaaataatatttatacattttataataataacgaaacacatataaaatgtatgatttctttttttgataaagtaataaataaaattatagataatcgttttgttataaattatacatatgaacaaaatgaagataatacacaaaaaaaagaaaatctCCAAGAGTCATTAAAAGGagatgaaaatataacaagtttgaaagaacaaaatattcaaaCAAAACAACATAGTTCTAGGAATGATGATCTATGTGAAAAGGACAACACAACACATTATACAATAGTACATATAacaaaagaagaaaaacaatttttaaaagcactaaaaattaaagtatattacataattattctttttaagTTGAATGataatttcatatttaataagCTTATAGGAATATATAGACAAATTTTTGAGGAAATACAAAAGGAATATAATTTGTATGAACACGACGAAAcaatacaaaataataataattatggtaataataataataataataataatcaagACCATGTTAATGACAATGATGAAATCATCAATaattatttcctttttcttAAAGATAAATGGATTCTACCAAATGAATAtcaaatttttaaaatcaAAAGAAAAGCTTTTGTTAAATGTTTATcaaatttatatcattttataaacGTCAAATGGGCAAAAACATCAGTCGAAAGTTTACTACACGATGTGTATATGAAAAAGTTTATGTTTGAGACATGTGATCAAATTATTATAGAGAATATTCAATCATCAATCAAAACCAACTTCAATAAAAGAACCACTAAATTTGAATCTTCTCATGTTCTCTCCATAGGAGAATCATTAAATCCAGTAGTCGACGCAagagaagaaaaaatagTTTCCATTCATGGGTCCCATATATGGTCAAATAAGCAAATGGATCGataa
- a CDS encoding vacuolar ATP synthase subunit b: MSKEVVNTKAEASRVNALAAVRNYKVCPRLEYKTISGVQGPLVIIEDVKFPKYSEIVTIHLSDNTTRQGQILEVCGKKAVIQVFEGTSGIDNKNSYVEVSGDILKMPMSDEMLGRVFNGSGKPIDKGPNILADDYLDINGNPINPQCRVYPKEMIQTGISTIDVMNSIVRGQKIPLFSAAGLPHNEIGAQICRQASLVQGKDVLDHSDDNFAVVFGAMGVNMETARYFRQDFEENGKMERVCLFLNLANDPTIERILTPRIALTTAEYLAFEKEMHVFVILTDMSSYADALREVSSAREEVPGRRGYPGYMYSDLSTIYERAGRVEGRNGSITQFPILTMPNDDITHPIPDLTGYITEGQIFVDRNLYNRQIYPPINVLPSLSRLMKSGIGHNMTRIDHPYVSDQLYSNYAIAQDVKAMKAVIGEEALSNDDILYLEFLDKFEKRFITQNTYECRDIYQSLDIAWELLRIFPEDMLKKIKTDILSKYYPRHHAN, encoded by the exons atgagTAAAGAAGTAGTAAATACAAAAGCTGAAGCATCTCGTGTTAATGCTTTAGCAGCTGTGAGGAATTATAAAGTGTGTCCACGACTAGAATATAAAACCATTTCAG GTGTGCAGGGTCCCCTAGTAATTATTGAAGATGTAAAGTTTCCGAAATATTCCGAAATTGTTACGATACATTTAAGTGATAATACAACGAGGCAAGGTCAAATATTAGAAGTGTGTGGAAAGAAAGCAGTAATTCAAGTTTTTGAAGGGACAAGTGGAATAGATAATAAGAATAGTTATGTGGAGGTGAGTGgagatatattaaaaatgcCAATGAGTGATGAGATGTTAGGAAGAGTTTTTAATGGAAGTGGGAAACCAATTGATAAGGGTCCAAATATATTGGCTGATGATTATTTGGATATTAATGGGAATCCAATAAATCCTCAATGTCGTGTATATCCAAAAGAGATGATACAAACCGGAATATCAACTATTGATGTTATGAACAGTATAGTTCGTGGTCAGAAGATTCCATTATTTAGTGCAGCAGGTCTTCCACATAATGAAATTGGAGCTCAGATATGTAGGCAAGCGTCTTTGGTACAAGGAAAGGATGTTTTGGATCATTCTGATGATAATTTTGCAGTAGTATTTGGTGCAATGGGTGTAAATATGGAAACGGCTAGATATTTTAGACAAGATTTTGAAGAGAATGGAAAGATGGAAAGAGTGTgcttatttttaaatttagCTAATGACCCAACAATAGAAAGAATTTTAACACCAAGAATTGCATTAACAACTGCTGAATATTTAGCTtttgaaaaagaaatgcATGTGTTTGTTATATTGACAGATATGTCATCTTATGCAGATGCATTAAGAGAAGTTTCTTCAGCAAGAGAAGAAGTACCAGGTAGAAGAGGATATCCAGGATATATGTATAGTGATTTATCCACTATATATGAAAGAGCTGGAAGAGTTGAAGGTCGTAATGGTAGTATAACACAATTTCCTATATTAACAATGCCTAATGATGATATTACACATCCAATACCAGATTTAACTGGATATATTACGGAAGGTCAAATATTTGTAGACagaaatttatataatagaCAAATATATCCTCCAATTAATGTCTTACCATCTTTATCTCGTTTAATGAAAAGTGGTATTGGCCATAATATGACCAGAATTGATCATCCATATGTATCAGATCAATTGTATAGTAATTATGCAATTGCACAAGATGTAAAAGCAATGAAAGCAGTAATTGGTGAAGAAGCACTTTCAAATGATGATATTCTATATCTTGAGTTCTTAGATAAATTTGAAAAGAGATTTATTACACAAAATACATATGAATGTAGAGATATTTATCAATCATTGGATATCGCTTGGGAACTTTTAAGAATCTTTCCCGAAGATATGctgaaaaaaattaaaaccGACATTTTATCCAAATATTATCCACGTCACCATGCTAACTAG
- a CDS encoding hypothetical protein (conserved Plasmodium protein, unknown function): MDQHKNILEICGKNDICKEEKKEHANVLLGCAKKEKEEKNLVDDKIYNEKSNLTNIINNKNDIMKTRDVKNDKTLKDDTIERINQKVVKTKKNHLINEEEKNIPEDINQNDNKSKPNDNKSKPNDNQSKPNDNQSKPNDNKSKPNDNKNKPNDNKNKPNDNKNKPNDNKNKPNDNKCIMNDEKTNGDIKKNKIDNVFINRCSNNSYVKVINRTNRIYDYVEKMIRQKKHFMIKYKNYYIHYAEKVMNIKEIKRKYEENYHFAKSYLCHDDLLNIKKDTIMFVKKNMELNYRNTNLCEHKNKNDNKIFNGTNGLPFILSEDKKNMEIKDDEYNKMIEQNNSQCFKDDKENVNLVDIMDIHKDTYNDNVININKEDDNKYLDMDDIHMKEMNSKVGLSYIYYYMNNNDMFSKNVYKIYIMKSEENYTRHMNKDMDEQRCIYNTCSNKNNVYSINHYSGGINICLGNNVKGEDHTFINMPYDKKMNEIRNSTNNNYNNNINRDKKNTHCSLRNVRIINIKHKNTSYVTCKNYLKKGKNYYERRMLKNMNLKYNILKINKYILSCNNIYKYAKMKYILQNVFNKILTNKNIKDYNKINIIIGKEKDNNNNNNNNNNNNNNNNNNNNNNNNNNNILNMKKKKTYIFFINKTYKLFIHNYKNIYFKFENLMRKNFVAKYDYIFKKLSYYITLKKEIDLCKLYMYDMNALEILDKNLDIHIKENKLIQNLHCTINLTEIENIKRQLFHLEYSKIHSRLDKSLHELETNKYIFLNQKKITNKQNDHISRLEVLINQSIKIKEQMDVEKNMYTHKYTHYEIYNSKFAYGKIAYMRNHLEIMKCRISIEQIENELEKKKIEREIMFIEEQKEKIREQKIFIDEEKKKIKDEKIYIQEENKKMNTEKLIIDLEQINHEQTKKNITNEKITLEKEIKNFSNDK, encoded by the coding sequence atggatcaacacaaaaatattttagaAATTTGTGGGAAGAATGATATATGTAAGGAAGAGAAGAAAGAACACGCTAATGTATTATTAGGATGCgcaaaaaaagaaaaagagGAAAAGAATTTGGTggatgataaaatatataatgaaaaaagcAATCTTactaatataataaacaataaaaatgatataatgAAAACAAGAGATGTAAAAAATGACAAAACATTAAAGGATGATACAATCGAAAGAATTAATCAAAAGGTCGTGAAAACCAAAAAGaatcatttaataaatgaagaagaaaaaaatatacctgaagatataaatcagaatgataataaaagtaaacCTAACgataataaaagtaaacCTAACGATAATCAAAGTAAACCTAACGATAATCAAAGTAAACCTAACgataataaaagtaaacctaacgataataaaaataaacctaacgataataaaaataaacctaacgataataaaaataaacctaacgataataaaaataaaccTAACGATAATAAATGCATTATGAATGATGAGAAAACAAATGgagatattaaaaaaaataaaattgacaatgtttttataaaccGTTGCAGTAATAATTCCTATGTAAAGGTTATAAATAGAACAAATAGGATTTATGATTATGTGGAGAAAATGATACgacaaaaaaaacattttatgattaaatataaaaattattatattcattatgCAGAAAAGgttatgaatataaaagaaataaaaagaaaatatgaagAGAACTATCATTTTGCCAAGTCATATTTGTGTCATGATGATTTATTAAACATTAAAAAGGATACAATAATGTTTGTgaagaaaaatatggaaTTAAATTATAGAAATACAAATTTGTGtgaacataaaaataaaaatgataataaaatattcaatGGGACCAATGGCTTACCTTTTATTTTAAGTGAGgacaaaaaaaacatggaaataaaagatgatgaatataataaaatgattGAACAAAACAATAGTCAGTGTTTTAAGgatgataaagaaaatgtaaATCTTGTGGATATAATGGATATACATAAAGATacatataatgataatgttataaatataaataaggaagatgataataagTATTTAGATATGGATGATATACATATGAAAGAGATGAATTCTAAGGTAGGTCttagttatatatattattatatgaataataatgatatgtTTAGTAAAAATGtctataaaatatatataatgaaaagtGAAGAAAATTACACACGTCATATGAATAAGGATATGGATGAACAGagatgtatatataatacttgtagtaataaaaataatgtcTACTCTATAAATCATTACAGCGGTggtataaatatatgctTAGGTAATAATGTAAAGGGGGAGGATCATACCTTTATTAATATGCCgtatgataaaaaaatgaatgaaATAAGGAACAGTAcgaataataattataataataatataaatagagataaaaaaaatacacatTGTTCTCTTAGAAATGTAcgaataataaatataaaacataaaaatacatCTTATGTTACATGTAAGAACTACCTGAAGAAGggtaaaaattattatgaaagAAGAATgttgaaaaatatgaatttaaaatataacatcctaaaaataaataagtatATCCTTTCTTGtaacaatatttataaatatgcaaaaatgaaatatatacttcaaaatgtttttaataaaatattaacaaataaaaatataaaggattataacaaaataaatataattataggaaaagaaaaagacaacaacaacaacaacaacaacaacaataataataataacaataacaacaacaataacaacaacaataataataataataatattctcaacatgaagaagaaaaaaacatacatattttttattaataaaacatataaactttttatacataattataaaaatatatattttaaatttgaaaatttaatgagaaaaaattttgttgctaaatatgattatatatttaagaaattatcttattatattacattaaaaaaagaaatagaTTTATGTAAATTGTATATGTATGATATGAATGCTCTAGAGATACTAGATAAGAATCTagatatacatataaaggaaaataaaCTAATACAAAATCTACATTGTACTATTAATCTAACagaaatagaaaatataaaaagacAACTTTTTCATTTAGAATATTCAAAAATTCATAGTAGATTAGATAAATCATTACATGAATTggaaacaaataaatatatatttttaaatcaaaaaaaaataacaaacaaacaaaatGATCATATTTCAAGATTAGAAGTATTGATAAATCAATCCATAAAAATTAAGGAACAAATGGATGTTGAGAAAAATATGTACACACACAAATATACTCATTATGAAATATACAATTCAAAGTTTGCATATGGAAAAATTGCATACATGAGGAATCATCTGGAAATAATGAAATGCAGAATAAGCATCGAACAAATCGAAAATGAACtagagaaaaaaaaaattgagCGAGAAATTATGTTTATTGAGGAACAGAAGGAAAAGATAAGAGAgcaaaaaatatttattgacgaagagaagaaaaaaataaaagacgaaaaaatatatattcaggaggagaacaaaaaaatgaatacaGAAAAACTAATAATTGATTTGGAACAAATAAATCATGAgcaaacaaaaaaaaatattactaatgaaaaaataactCTTGAGAAAGAAATCAAAAATTTTAGTAATGACAAAA
- a CDS encoding hypothetical protein (conserved Plasmodium protein, unknown function~part of same gene as PRSY57_0404100B~gap found within coding sequence), protein MNVEDKYKLIKEKYKEIKEQNDILKKAIIEYKKDLKELEKKNDILSNEKNQLQKNLTLLSTSLEEQKKKNSGWTNLMLLTKNSRENIHKSVAFEELEMKIKENETLHKNIEDLHQEKSYLKKELELLKKDHIEKINEKELTIGTLNDLVNSSHEKQIKADEQYEELKKLIEENQKEYSQQIKKKDESLDYIRNISTMLHNKCYPKYMINFDQIPFYQAYDTKGSYIQREILQNEERLANYLFSLIQKVVVYLKVCKELFLFQKNNLDSMYNKMKKEKLEEQDKYSKMIDLKNICDQ, encoded by the exons ATGAATGTTGAAGATAAATACAAGTTGATtaaggaaaaatataaagaaataaaagaacaaaatg acatattaaaaaaagcTATTATcgaatataaaaaggaCCTTAAAGAgttagaaaaaaaaaatgatattctatcaaatgaaaaaaacCAACTTCAAAAAAACTTGACACTATTATCAACTAGTTTGGAAGAACAA aaaaaaaaaaattctgGATGGACTAATTTAATGCTACTCACAAAAAACTCGAGAGAAAATATCCACAAATCAGTAGCCTTTGAGGAACTTGAAATGAagataaaagaaaatg AGACActacataaaaatattgaagaCTTACATCAAGAAAAAagttatttaaaaaaggaaCTTGAATTGTTAAAAAAGGATcatatagaaaaaataaac GAAAAAGAATTAACTATTGGCACACTTAACGACCTAGTAAATTCCTCCCatgaaaaacaaataaaagCAGACGAACAATATGAAGagttaaaaaaattaatagaAGAAAATCAAAAGGAATACTCTcaacaaattaaaaagaaagatGAATCTTTAGATTATATCAGAAATATCTCTACAATGTTACACAATAAATGTTATccaaaatatatgataaattttGATCAAATACCATTCTATCAAGCATATGACACAAAGGGTTCATACATACAa AGAGAAATTCTTCAGAATGAAGAAAGGTTAGCAAACTATTTGTTTTCTCTTATTCAAAAGGTTGTGGTGTATTTAAAAGTGTGTAAGgaattattcttatttcaaaaaaataacttGGATAGTATGTAcaataaaatgaaaaaggaaaaattaGAAGAGCAGGATAAATACTCCAAAATGATTGAcctaaaaaatatttgcGACCAG
- a CDS encoding apical sushi protein → MKIIYHILIFLLHYNIIIKAKENKNDNFLNGIYKLQNIWRNTTLGELDLKMANIENAEGIIEKFNDSNKTDINQHPHFRSKLSFLEHKNHKDMGIVTNHQNKVKDHKKNEYISEEIIDMKPQLASQEMWRKGENFYMHGATNTNEQNDDEDLFESFHKNHNSNIKINSPCFDLQDKEMCSNNKECFYDDAYKACFQNCILLNEQKCSLYSECKHTPNGCQNEGYLNIQVFGSNLGGDVRACELFESEGSCYLMEKLFQKLSEEKKETSFNCVWISYKHELRSYDDENEPKENNDDIVALENKKKYIYMNNVESIHKNHHLENPYHEDIKHNKHKSFNYHVLSSSVPRQIAKNERFLSLLQLNLKGKKKEKKKKKKDDEDDDIDEEDDDLDIEGKNNEFNDEEEENNKDLKNNNIDDNEEDGTNDKDDLFNKKKKNNNNNNNNNNSNNNYNNNNNSNNNNNNNKNKQNTNKKNNKIINEFDDDIDEVSEENLLNDEEKKQNKIKNKNINETDNISENNEIEISSKDLTEQYEDKYNYDKKNNMGTNNNFNYTNTFVNNKNNLHNKYINHASHTQNEKDILKHNFYGKDKNGTYEIIKVETHICANLNEKPNPSTLLEGALIAENEAQLQKIKKKFKVTDNEICVRPTNSSYVSLIPDKKYYLLGEKIEFKCQEGYKIIGTTNIGVCTGRNIISPNITCESLTNFDDVEKDNLQKMNNIINSASKYTFYNIIIIVFIIINLFFCA, encoded by the exons atgaaaataatatatcatatacttatatttttacttcactataatattataataaaagcaaaagaaaacaaaaatgaCAATTTCTTAAACggtatttataaattacaaaatatatggaGAAATACAACTCTAGGAGAATTAGACCTAAAAATG gCTAATATTGAAAATGCAGAAGGAATAATAGAAAAGTTCAATGACTCAAACAAAACCGATATTAATCAACATCCTCATTTTAGATCAA AGCTATCATTCTTAGAACATAAAAATCATAAAGATATGGGAATAGTAACGAATCATCAAAATAAAGTAAAAGatcacaaaaaaaatgaatatatttctGAAGAAATCATTGATATGAAACCTCAATTGGCTAGCCAAGAAATGTGGAGAAAAGGAGAAAACTTTTACATGCATGGAGCTACAAATACAAATGAACAAAACGATGATGAAGATTTGTTTGAATCATTTCATAAAAATCATAATAgcaatataaaaattaatagtCCTTGTTTCGATTTACAAGATAAAGAAATGTGttctaataataaagagTGTTTTTATGATGACGCATATAAAGCATGTTTTCAAAATTGTATACTTCTGAATGAACAAAAATGTTCCTTATATTCGGAATGTAAACATACCCCAAATGGATGTCAAAATGAAG gtTACTTAAATATCCAAGTGTTTGGTTCAAACCTCGGGGGAGACGTACGAGCATGTGAACTCTTTGAAAGTGAAGGGTCATGCTATCTTATGGAAAAATTATTCCAAAAATTAAGCGaagagaaaaaagaaacaagTTTCAATTGTGTGTGGATTTCTTACAAACATGAGCTTAGAAGTTACgatgatgaaaatgaaCCCAAAGAAAATAACGATGACATAGTAGCAttggaaaataaaaagaaatatatatatatgaataatgtAGAAAGTATACATAAAAATCATCATTTAGAAAATCCATATCATGAAGATATAAAACATAACAAACACAAATCTTTTAATTATCATGTTCTAAGCTCATCTGTACCTAGACAAATTGCAAAAAATGAAAGGTTTTTGTCTTTATTGCAACTAAATTTAAAgggaaagaaaaaagaaaaaaagaaaaaaaaaaaagatgatgaagatgatgatataGACGAAGAAGACGATGATTTAGATATcgaaggaaaaaataacgaatttaatgatgaagaagaagaaaataataaagatctaaaaaataataatatagatgataatgaagaagatgGCACTAATGATAAAGATGatctttttaataaaaaaaaaaaaaataataataataataataataataataatagtaacaataattataataataataataatagtaacaataataataataataataagaataaacaaaatacaaacaaaaaaaataataaaataataaatgaatttGATGATGATATTGATGAAGTTTCAGAAGAAAATCTATtaaatgatgaagaaaaaaaacaaaataaaataaaaaataagaatataaatgaaactgataatatttctgaaaataatgaaatagAAATATCATCAAAAGATTTAACAGAACAATATgaagataaatataactatgataagaaaaataatatgggcacaaataataattttaattatacaaatacttttgttaataataagaataatttacataataaatatattaatcaTGCTTCACATAcacaaaatgaaaaagatatattaaaacataATTTCTATggaaaagataaaaatggTACATATGAAATAATCAAAGTGGAAACACATATATGCGCAAATTTAAACGAAAAACCAAACCCATCAACTTTATTAGAAGGTGCTTTAATAGCTGAAAATGAAGCACAgttacaaaaaattaaaaaaaaatttaaagtAACTGACAATGAAATATGTGTTAGACCTACTAATTCTTCATATGTTTCTCTTATCCctgataaaaaatattatttacttGGTGAAAAAATAGAATTTAAATGTCAAGAAGGGTATAAAATAATAGGTACAACAAATATTGGTGTATGTACAGgtagaaatataatatcacCAAATATAACGTGTGAATCATTAACAAATTTTGATGATGTAGAAAAGGataatttacaaaaaatgaataatattatcaacTCGGCatcaaaatatacattctataatattattataatagtctttataattattaatcTTTTTTTCTGCGCATAA
- a CDS encoding hypothetical protein (conserved Plasmodium protein, unknown function~part of same gene as PRSY57_0404100A~gap found within coding sequence) → NIFHIIKNKIRELFVKVNIYLCIEEYMFPSFINNKVFVLRNVIQQFRLLKELVIKIINIITLIISICPYNNERIILENLRKRNIIKKENNKIINRMEKRNDEEKYTNISSFDMIHITNICDDDKLFVYNKQYENKSLYNNFSIVEKKRPFINFLQEKEKIILSQFNDFKNYQTKNNHIILFILKKIQRILQYIPQSLKFLKSYISYRLCEINRFGNFYINNSPLITNLLDKTNEFIKSIENFNYIHIHNIIYTKLSYINYHTPYLYKQHITYINNINQTFNKAKVHTYDKLQKNLKDLQNFKKDNIQLNMKLLKSKKENKKLKTVNQETLNNFRNILLENQELSLNNQYLINSINSKREDKQYSNDNNNIQTYAEKIYNFISHTDEGKKNFNIKEKQLIEAYISSCIKINNLNMEIQNNKHILEELQNLFNIKENEIKNLNTQIDTYKEEEVNIHKKYEEQMNTLHDLIVSLEKQITKINSEKNVNKFFIMCSICSNKNNIGAILKNRKCIKCNSFIIFMNE, encoded by the exons aacatttttcatatcattaaaaacaaaataagAGAACTTTTTGTTAAGGTAAATATTTATCTGTGTATAGAAGAATATATGTTCCCGTCCTTTATAAACAACAAAGTGTTCGTGTTAAGAAATGTTATTCAACAATTTAGATTATTAAAAGAACTAGtcatcaaaataataaatataataacattgATTATATCGATATGCccatataataatgaaagaattattttagaaaatttaagaaaacgaaatattataaaaaaggaaaataataaaataataaatcgTATGGAGAAAAGAAATGATGAAGAGAAATATACAAACATATCAAGTTTTGATATGATACATATAACTAATATATgtgatgatgataaattatttgtatataataaacaatatgaaaataaatctttatataataatttttctattgttgaaaaaaaaaggccttttattaattttcttcaagaaaaagaaaaaattattttgtcACAATTCAAtgattttaaaaattaccaaacaaaaaacaatcatataattcttttcatattaaaaaaaattcagAGAATATTACAATACATTCCACAAtctttaaaatttttaaaatctTATATTTCCTATCGTTTATGTGAAATAAACAGATTTGGAAATttctatataaataattctcCATTGATTACAAATTTGTTAGATAAAACAAatgaatttataaaatcCATAGAGAACtttaattatattcatattcataatattatttatacaaaattatcttatattaattatCATACACCATACTTATATAAACAACATATAACAtacattaataatataaaccAAACTTTTAATAAAGCAAAAGTACACACATATGataaattacaaaaaaacTTAAAAGACCttcaaaattttaaaaaagataatatacagttgaatatgaaattattaaaaagtaaaaaggaaaataaaaaactCAAGACCGTAAATCAGGAG ACGTTAAACAATTTTAGGAACATACTCTTGGAAAACCAAGAATTGTCCCTCAACAAtcaatatttaataaattccATAAATAGCAAAAGAGAAGATAAACAATATTCAAatgataacaataatattcaAACATATGCAGAGAAAATATACAACTTCATTTCACATACTGAcgaaggaaaaaaaaattttaatataaaagaaaaacagTTAATCGAAGCATATATCTCCTcttgtataaaaataaataatttaaatatggaaatccaaaataataaacac ATTTTAGAAGAGTTACAAAACTTGTTCAACATAAAAGAgaatgaaataaaaaacttGAATACACAAATAGACACATATAag GAAGAGGAAGTTAATATTcacaaaaaatatgaagaacag ATGAACACATTACACGATTTAATTGTAAGCTTAGAAAAGCAAATAACCAAAATCAACTCCGAAAAAAATGTGAACAAATTCTTTATTATGTGCTCTATATGTTctaacaaaaataatatag GGGctattttaaaaaacaGAAAATGCATAAAGTGTAATTctttcattatttttatgaatgaataa